The following DNA comes from Chryseobacterium gallinarum.
AGACCGGTCATATCTGTATAATAGTTATCAGTAACACCGAAATAGTTTCTGTCACTTCTGATAGGAAGTTTATCTACAGTTCCGTAAGTTAATCTCATCGTAGAGTTGGCATCCGGATAGAATTTTTTCTCAGGCATAGCTTTCATTAAGCCGGCTAGGAACAGACGGTTGTTTTTTGCGAAATTATCATCTATCTTAACATATCTTTCAGTATTCATTCTCTGATCTGCTTCTATACCGTTAGCTATTTTCCAAAGTGGATCAGCATCAAGTTTTAATGCGTCAGGATGCAATAAGAAATTGGTAGCAGAAGTCTTGTTTGCAAAAATAGAAGAATAGGCAAGGTTAGAAACATTTTTAGCATCTAATCCTAGGATGGTAGCAGAAGCCACCTCCTTGTTTTTCACTCTGGCCTGGTAAAGGCTGGTCATTGCAGCCAGCATCTCTCCTTCCAGAGATGGGTTGAAGTTTTCGTAAGCCGCTTTAATAGCTGCTTCTGTTTTAGCTTTCATTGCTAATCTTCCCTGCATATCCTGGGCAGCATAGGTTTTAAATAAAGATCCCAGTCTCGCAGCAAGGGATATATATTTTACATTTCTTGAAAACTGGCTGGCATAGTTTCTTTCAACATTTCTGTCTGAAACCTGGTTATAATAAACTCCGATATCTTCCAGGACACCGTCATAAGCTTCATTTCCAGGCATAGAAGCCCATTTTTTAAAGGTCTCTTCAATCTTTTGCTTATCAGAGATCGTACCGTTTTTCTCAACAGCATCTATTGTTCCCTGTCTGTTTTTCCAGTAATTGGCCACAGAAGCATATTGAGAAGCATAGTTAAGCTGAGTAGCCTTATCTTTATCCATGTATTTTTTCATAACGTCCATGGCTACTTTGGAAGCTTCAACCCATGCCGGATAATCTTTGCTTACCATTTGCTGGATACCATAAGAAGTCAGGTAACGGTTGGTTCTTCCCGGATAACCCAGGATCATTGAGAAATCGCCAGGTTTAATTCCTTTAAGGGAAACCGGAAGAAAATGCTTAGGCTTCAATGGAACATTGCCCGGAGAATATTCGGCAGGGTTACCTGCGGCATCAGCATACACTCTGAATACTGTGAAATCTGCCGTATGTCTTGGCCATTCCCAGTTATCCGTATCTCCACCGAATTTTCCTAATGAAGAGGGTGGTGCACCTACTAATCTGATATCTTTATAATCCTGATACACAAAATAGTAGAATTCATTTCCATTGAAGAAGTCTTTTACAACGACTGTATATTTCCCGTTTTCAGAGTTTTCTGCCTGGATAGCCTTGGTTTCAGCATCAATAACAGCTTTTCTCTCTGCTCCGGTCATATTGTTGTTAAGTTTGGAATTGATTCTTTGCGTAGCATCATCCATTCTCACTAAAAATCTTACGTAAAGATCCTTTGCATTGAATTCGTCCTTTTGTTTCATTGCCCAGAAACCATTCTTCAGGTAGTCTTTTTCTGGTGTAGAAGCAGCGGCAACAGCGCCGTAGCCACAATGGTGGTTGGTGAATATAAGTCCTTTATCAGAAACAATTTCACCTGTACAGAAGCCACCGAAGCTTACGATAGCGTCTTTTAAGCTCGAATTGTTTACCGAGTAAATTTCTTCAGGCGTAAGATGTAGACCCTCTTTTTGCATATCAACACCATTAAGTCTTTTGATGAGCATTAGCAGCCACATCCCCTCATCCGCCCTCATCTGAGCAAAGCTCAGCAAGAAAGTGAATAGTAGAAATAGTCTTTTCATTTTATAAAATAATTTTTGTGTCGCTAATTTACTAATTTTTACGAGATTCTGTCCCGGATTGGTATGAAAATGGGTGGATAATCCGCATGAAAAAAATACTATTATCACTTTTGGCAGTTTTGCTTGCAGGTACAGTTTGGAATTGTTCAACAGTGCCTGAGAAAAACCCATCCCTTCAGAGGCAATGGATGCTTGTCTCTTTTGATGGTTTTTCCAGGGATCAGCTGATTGCCCATAAAGCAGAAGTGAACCTGACTGCTGAAATGAAAGGTAATACTATTCAGGGCAGTGCCTTTATGGGATGTAACCGGATGTCATTTGCTTCCGGATTTAAAAAAAACGGGCAGGTAAATATTTCAAATATTACAGGAACAATGAAGGCCTGCAGGGATATGGCGTTGGAAAGCGCTTTCCAGAAGAAGTTTACTACCATGACAAAATATACCATTGAGGGACATTTTTTAACCTTATCTGATGACCATGGCCATTCAATGAAGTTTGTAGCCGCTGATTGGGATTAAAATAATGGAGTCTATCATACCAGAAGTCCGCCATATAGAGCGGACTTCTTTTGTTTGAAAAATCTGGATTGGTTATCAGCTTTTTTGAGGGTATTAGTTTTTAGGAATTGTTTTTTTTATTTCCTCCAGGGTTGCTGTGTTGGATAACCCCGTAACGTTGCTATTTGTGTTCCTAGAATTAACCGTGTTATGGTTTGCCTGTCTATTGGGAATTGTTTTTTTTATTTCTTCCAGGGTTGCTGTGTTGGGAAGCAGCTTTCCTGAGTTCGTGGATGCTTTAGGGCTTTGTGTCTGTTTTTTTACTTCCAGCCCATGGTCAGATGCCAATCCTGTTTTTGTTGTTTCTGTATTTTCTGAGGCTTCCTGCATCAATTTTGTCTGCAGCTCTTTTGCCTGTTTCACAGCCTGGGTTTGATCTTCCACAGGAACTGTCTGCTTGTTTTCCTGGGCATAAATCAGGGAACCTAAAAATAATAGCGGGATAATATATGCTGTTTTCATGAGGTTTATTTTATGTTGACTAATACTTGAATTTTTCCGGTCTCTTTTTGGTCATAATCCTGAAGTGCTTTTCCAATGACTTGCCCAATTTTTACTTTTCTAAGGTCAGCTTTCATGGCAATACCTGCTTTCGATGAAGTAACCAAAAGATCACCTCTTTTTATTCTACCGTTTTCAAGACATACCTTCGTTGGAATGACCCCTATCACGCCCATTGGTACTTTTCCTGAAAGATCAGCGTCAATATGTTCTTCGGTAAGAAGGACTCCCGGTTTGGTTGCATATACACCTGCAACAAGGTTGGAATAAGGCTTTGAAGACTTTTCTACCGTTCTGTCTGTGCTTGTGGAAATAACCAGGATATCCCCGGCTTCATATGCTGAGACAGGACCTTTCACATCAAAAGCCTCGGCAATGTCAGCACCACTGTTTTGTGTACCCCCGTTGAAGAATCCTTTTCCGGCAGAGTTAATTCTGGCAACATTTACCGTTCCGGGGTCTCCGGATTTAAATAAAGCAATTGAGCCATTACTATGGGTCTCTACAGTAAGG
Coding sequences within:
- a CDS encoding S46 family peptidase — protein: MKRLFLLFTFLLSFAQMRADEGMWLLMLIKRLNGVDMQKEGLHLTPEEIYSVNNSSLKDAIVSFGGFCTGEIVSDKGLIFTNHHCGYGAVAAASTPEKDYLKNGFWAMKQKDEFNAKDLYVRFLVRMDDATQRINSKLNNNMTGAERKAVIDAETKAIQAENSENGKYTVVVKDFFNGNEFYYFVYQDYKDIRLVGAPPSSLGKFGGDTDNWEWPRHTADFTVFRVYADAAGNPAEYSPGNVPLKPKHFLPVSLKGIKPGDFSMILGYPGRTNRYLTSYGIQQMVSKDYPAWVEASKVAMDVMKKYMDKDKATQLNYASQYASVANYWKNRQGTIDAVEKNGTISDKQKIEETFKKWASMPGNEAYDGVLEDIGVYYNQVSDRNVERNYASQFSRNVKYISLAARLGSLFKTYAAQDMQGRLAMKAKTEAAIKAAYENFNPSLEGEMLAAMTSLYQARVKNKEVASATILGLDAKNVSNLAYSSIFANKTSATNFLLHPDALKLDADPLWKIANGIEADQRMNTERYVKIDDNFAKNNRLFLAGLMKAMPEKKFYPDANSTMRLTYGTVDKLPIRSDRNYFGVTDNYYTDMTGLVGKYKKGDEEFDLPQRVIDLYNLKDFGQYADAAGYMPVNFLSNNDITGGNSGSPVIDGDGNLIGIAFDGNSEALSGDIVFEPEWQKTINVDVRFVLWTIDKYAGARRLIDELKLVRGENTPADTKTKNSGTTATPKKTKKK
- a CDS encoding META domain-containing protein; this translates as MKKILLSLLAVLLAGTVWNCSTVPEKNPSLQRQWMLVSFDGFSRDQLIAHKAEVNLTAEMKGNTIQGSAFMGCNRMSFASGFKKNGQVNISNITGTMKACRDMALESAFQKKFTTMTKYTIEGHFLTLSDDHGHSMKFVAADWD